A region from the Triticum aestivum cultivar Chinese Spring chromosome 3D, IWGSC CS RefSeq v2.1, whole genome shotgun sequence genome encodes:
- the LOC123078593 gene encoding probable GABA transporter 2: MAPAAFDAEAGGPAIVAAAGNGAHKPVPGAGADAGAAFVLESKGTWWHAGFHLTTAIVGPTVLTLPYALRGMGWALGITTLSLIAAVTFYEYSLMSRVLDHCEARGRRHIRFRELAADVLGSGWMFYFVVIVQTAINTGVSIGSILLAADCIEIMYSSLAPNGPLKLYHFIIIVAVVLAFLSQLPSFHSLRHINLVSLLLSLGYTILVSAACIRAGLSKNAPAKFYSLSSSKSEQTFNAFLSISILASVFGNGILPEIQATLAPPAAGKMMKALVMCYSVIGFTFYLPSITGYWAFGSQVQSNVLKSLMPDSGPALAPTWLLGLAILFVLLQLLAIGLVYSQVAYEIMEKNSADVTQGKFSRRNLVPRLLLRTLYLAFCALMAAMLPFFGDIVGVVGAVGFIPLDFVLPVIMYNIALAPPRRSTLYIANTVIMAVFTGVGAIGAFASIRKLVLDAGQFKLFSNNVVD; the protein is encoded by the exons ATGGCGCCTGCCGCGTTCGACGCCGAGGCCGGCGGCCCGGCGATCGTGGCCGCGGCAGGCAACGGCGCGCACAAGCCCGTccccggcgccggcgccgacgcGGGCGCCGCATTTGTGCTGGAGTCCAAAG GGACGTGGTGGCACGCGGGGTTCCACCTGACGACGGCGATCGTGGGGCCGACGGTGCTGACGCTGCCGTACGCGCTGCGGGGGATGGGCTGGGCTCTCGGCATCACCACGCtctccctcatcgccgccgtcaccTTCTACGAGTACTCCCTCATGTCCCGCGTGCTCGACCACTGCGAGGCGCGCGGGCGAAGGCACATCCGCTTCCGCGAGCTCGCCGCCGACGTCCTCG GCTCCGGGTGGATGTTTTACTTCGTGGTGATTGTGCAGACGGCAATCAACACAGGCGTTAGCATCGGCTCCATCTTGCTGGCGGCCGATTGCATCGAG ATCATGTACTCGAGCCTTGCTCCCAATGGTCCCCTAAAACTGTACCACTTCATCATCATCGTGGCTGTGGTGCTGGCCTTCCTCTCCCAACTACCATCGTTCCACTCGCTGCGGCACATCAACTTGGTCTCACTACTCCTAAGCTTGGGCTACACCATCCTTGTGTCTGCTGCTTGCATTCGTGCAG GTTTGTCGAAAAACGCTCCAGCCAAGTTCTACTCTCTAAGCTCATCCAAGTCAGAGCAGACCTTCAATGCCTTCCTCTCCATTTCCATCCTGGCATCTGTTTTCGGCAATGGCATACTGCCTGAAATCCAG GCTACCTTGGCGCCGCCGGCCGCCGGAAAGATGATGAAGGCTCTGGTGATGTGctactccgtcataggcttcacctTCTATCTCCCGTCCATCACCGGCTACTGGGCGTTCGGCAGCCAGGTCCAGTCCAACGTCCTCAAGAGCCTCATGCCGGACTCTGGGCCAGCCCTCGCGCCGACCTGGCTGCTGGGCCTCGCCATTCTATTCGTCCTCCTCCAGCTCCTAGCCATCGGGCTTGTGTACTCCCAGGTGGCATATGAGATCATGGAGAAGAACTCAGCGGACGTGACGCAGGGCAAGTTCTCGCGCCGGAACCTGGTGCCCCGGCTGCTGCTGCGGACGCTCTACCTGGCCTTCTGCGCGCTCATGGCCGCGATGCTGCCCTTCTTTGGTGACATTGTCGGCGTGGTCGGCGCCGTGGGGTTCATCCCGCTCGACTTTGTCCTCCCTGTCATCATGTACAACATCGCGCTTGCGCCGCCGAGGAGGTCCACGCTGTACATCGCCAACACGGTCATCATGGCCGTCTTCACAGGCGTCGGGGCCATCGGCGCCTTCGCCTCTATACGGAAGCTCGTGCTAGACGCGGGCCAGTTTAAACTCTTCAGCAACAACGTAGTCGACTGA